One window of the Deltaproteobacteria bacterium genome contains the following:
- a CDS encoding DNA-binding protein: protein MIKQIRAINLFGTFLILFSVAGMVACNSDSNEKPGDQAAVKMNVLSGKVAETMNSGGYTYILLDKDGEKIWVAVPEMQVSQEEDVVLKPGIEMVNFTSSTLDRTFERIILSAGPVSEKGEPVEEGMEMPRGDLTMGMMKAPAAGGMGVSTPIGDVKVEKAAGQDAYTIAEVYEKRSDLCNNKVTVRGKVVKVLPSILGKNWIHLQDGSGDEKKGNYDLVVTSQDLPSLGDVITISGTLYTDKDFGAGYRYNVIVEKASITK from the coding sequence ATGATCAAACAAATCAGGGCAATAAATCTTTTTGGTACCTTTTTGATCCTTTTTTCAGTAGCCGGCATGGTCGCCTGTAACAGCGATTCCAATGAAAAGCCCGGCGATCAGGCCGCTGTCAAGATGAACGTCCTCTCAGGCAAGGTGGCAGAAACCATGAATAGCGGGGGGTACACCTATATCCTGCTGGACAAGGACGGAGAAAAAATATGGGTTGCAGTGCCTGAGATGCAGGTCTCGCAGGAAGAGGACGTTGTACTCAAACCGGGTATAGAAATGGTCAACTTCACCAGCAGCACCCTTGATCGCACCTTTGAAAGGATCATACTGTCCGCCGGCCCTGTCTCTGAAAAAGGTGAGCCGGTTGAAGAAGGTATGGAAATGCCCCGCGGAGATCTCACGATGGGCATGATGAAGGCTCCTGCAGCCGGCGGAATGGGTGTCAGTACACCGATTGGAGATGTAAAGGTCGAAAAGGCCGCAGGCCAGGATGCATACACGATTGCCGAAGTTTACGAAAAAAGATCCGATCTCTGTAACAATAAAGTAACTGTGCGCGGCAAGGTCGTAAAAGTCCTTCCCTCAATCCTGGGAAAAAACTGGATTCATCTGCAGGACGGATCAGGGGATGAAAAAAAAGGAAATTACGACCTTGTTGTAACATCCCAGGATCTGCCTTCGCTTGGAGATGTCATTACTATCAGCGGCACACTATACACCGACAAGGATTTTGGGGCGGGCTACAGATACAATGTAATTGTCGAGAAAGCGAGTATTACCAAGTGA